A genomic segment from Spinacia oleracea cultivar Varoflay chromosome 3, BTI_SOV_V1, whole genome shotgun sequence encodes:
- the LOC130469889 gene encoding uncharacterized protein codes for MRLNPKKCVFGVTAGKFLGFLIDERGIEANPDKVQAVIDMTSPKSVKEIQRLTGCLAALGRFLSRAGDKCHYFFGTIKKKSKFEWTESAKTAFVRLKEHLHTLPRLVSPLQGETLYVYLAISEWSLSVVLLTEREGVQLPVYFVSHVLQNVELRYPPIEKFALALFMASKKLRPYFLAHKLVVYTDQPLKQPLTKLDAAGRMLKWAIELNAFDISYEPRKAIKGQAFSHFIAEMTRPTFEKNVATRWTVYVDGSSTQNGCGAGIICQSPEGDKYEYAMRFKFQTSNNEVEYEALLKMCKAAGAQEILAISDSQLIVSQVNGDYEARDPNMIKYMQAVRQEIEHLKSFETKQIPRTENNQADALSKLASSASCDTPRHVFWEVKERRSIEQELCAPVVAILDRSSTWMDPIIAYKVDVSLPDDSSLAAKIQKKSSWFEWWNGVLYKKSFSRPLLWCVTLEKGKEILDDLHQGLCSSHIGGRALAENALQTWYYWPTLREDALAMVQKCDKCQRFAHLIHRPAHPLTPIMSPIPFAKWGMDFLGPYTAAPGGRRYVIVAVDYFTKWVEAESLKNIRTSDVRAFIWKNIMNRFGIPQAIVFDNGPQFETPKLKEWLADHGIHSCFASVGRPQANGQVEAFNEIISEGIKKKLDEAKGL; via the coding sequence ATGAGGTTGAACCCAAAGAAATGTGTTTTTGGAGTAACGGCTGGGAAGTTCTTGGGATTCCTTATTgatgaaaggggaattgaggCCAACCCTGACAAAGTACAAGCAGTAATAGACATGACGTCGCCGAAATCAGTAAAGGAAATCCAACGCCTAACTGGATGTCTAGCGGCCCTGGGACGGTTCTTATCAAGAGCAGGTGACAAGTGTCATTATTTCTTCGGCACGATCAAGAAGAAGAGCAAATTTGAATGGACTGAATCGGCAAAAACTGCCTTCGTCCGATTAAAGGAACATCTCCACACCTTACCACGGCTTGTCAGTCCTCTTCAAGGAGAAACTTTGTATGTATACCTGGCCATCTCCGAGTGGTCCTTGAGTGTTGTGTTGTTAACAGAAAGAGAGGGAGTGCAACTCCCCGTCTATTTTGTGAGCCACGTCCTGCAAAATGTCGAACTGAGATATCCTCCAATTGAGAAATTTGCACTTGCGCTGTTTATGGCAAGCAAAAAGCTGCGTCCCTACTTTCTGGCACACAAACTGGTGGTATACACAGACCAACCCTTGAAACAGCCACTTACTAAGCTAGACGCTGCCGGGCGAATGCTCAAATGGGCAATTGAGCTGAATGCATTTGATATCTCATATGAACCTCGAAAGGCTATCAAGGGGCAAGCATTTTCCCATTTCATTGCAGAAATGACAAGGCCAACTTTTGAGAAGAATGTGGCGACCCGTTGGACGGTATATGTAGATGGGTCATCCACCCAGAACGGATGTGGAGCCGGCATAATATGCCAATCCCCTGAAGGAGACAAGTACGAGTATGCCATGAGATTCAAATTCCAAACATCTAACAATGAGGTTGAATATGAAGCTTTACTAAAAATGTGCAAAGCTGCCGGAGCTCAAGAAATACTTGCCATTTCTGACTCACAGCTTATTGTAAGTCAAGTAAACGGGGACTACGAGGCAAGAGATCCCAACATGATCAAATACATGCAAGCTGTGCGTCAAGAAATAGAACATTTGAAGAGTTTCGAAACTAAGCAGATTCCCAGAACAGAGAACAATCAGGCTGATGCCCTGTCTAAACTAGCTAGCTCAGCTTCCTGTGATACTCCGCGTCATGTGTTTTGGGAAGTGAAAGAAAGACGAAGCATCGAACAAGAGTTGTGCGCTCCTGTGGTAGCTATCCTTGACCGGTCGTCAACTTGGATGGACCCTATCATTGCATATAAAGTAGACGTCTCGCTTCCAGACGACTCAAGTCTAGCCGCCAAAATTCAGAAGAAAagttcttggtttgaatggtGGAATGGAGTTTTGTATAAGAAGTCATTTTCCAGACCCCTCCTGTGGTGCGTCACTCTTGAGAAAGGGAAAGAAATTCTGGACGACCTGCATCAGGGATTATGTAGCTCCCATATTGGAGGACGAGCTTTAGCTGAAAATGCCCTGCAAACTTGGTATTACTGGCCCACTTTGAGAGAAGACGCCCTGGCCATGGTGCAGAAGTGTGACAAGTGCCAACGATTTGCTCATCTCATTCACAGGCCGGCTCACCCTCTCACCCCTATCATGAGCCCCATTCCATTTGCCAAGTGGGGAATGGACTTTTTAGGACCATATACAGCAGCCCCTGGAGGCCGGCGCTACGTAATTGTAGCCGTtgactacttcaccaagtgggtggaagcAGAATCCCTCAAGAATATAAGGACTAGTGATGTAAGGGCGTTTATCTGGAAAAATATTATGAATCGCTTCGGAATACCACAAGCTATCGTCTTTGACaatgggcctcagtttgagacgcctaagctgaaggaATGGTTAGCAGACCACGGCATACACAGCTGCTTTGCTTCTGTAGGACGACCTCAAGCCAATGGCCAGGTCGAAGCATTTAACGAGATAATCTCCGAGGGGATCAAAAAGAAGCTGGACGAAGCTAAGGGCCTATAG